One part of the Flavobacteriales bacterium genome encodes these proteins:
- the mnmH gene encoding tRNA 2-selenouridine(34) synthase MnmH, with the protein MPQRIDINDFFELRKEIPVIDARTPKEFEQGHIPGAYNIPVMDNEDRVVIGTLYKQNGKQPAIMKGLELAGPKLKDFIKAAKKIPNHNNAFIVHCWRGGMRSGFLSWILEFYGFKIYTLIGGYKAFRRSMLQELEKDKNFIVLGGKTGSGKTLVLHEISRLGEQVLDLEKIAHHKGSSFGSLGEEKQPSQEQFENNIAFTLKFLESAKRIWIEDESRTIGNKVIPAHLWEQLRSSTVVSLEIPQEERLNYLIRGYSNYPLDQLIDATARIEKRLGPEQTKNALIALRNGDFKEGFKYSLQYYDKTYAHGLSKREKEKIKTIHFPTVDPQQMAAEIIKLKL; encoded by the coding sequence ATGCCACAACGCATCGATATCAACGATTTTTTTGAACTCCGAAAAGAGATTCCGGTCATAGATGCGCGCACTCCGAAAGAATTTGAGCAAGGACATATTCCCGGTGCTTACAATATACCGGTAATGGACAATGAAGATCGTGTTGTAATAGGAACACTCTACAAACAAAACGGAAAGCAACCGGCCATTATGAAAGGACTCGAACTTGCGGGTCCCAAACTAAAAGACTTCATTAAAGCCGCAAAAAAAATTCCGAATCACAATAATGCATTTATTGTGCATTGCTGGCGAGGAGGAATGCGCAGTGGTTTTCTTTCGTGGATTCTTGAATTTTACGGTTTTAAAATTTACACTTTAATCGGCGGCTACAAAGCGTTCCGTCGATCGATGTTACAGGAGCTGGAAAAAGATAAAAATTTCATTGTGCTCGGAGGAAAAACCGGTTCCGGAAAAACCTTGGTGCTGCATGAAATTTCACGCTTAGGGGAACAAGTGCTCGATCTTGAAAAAATTGCACACCACAAAGGATCTTCCTTCGGATCACTCGGTGAAGAGAAACAACCATCGCAGGAACAATTTGAAAACAACATTGCTTTTACACTAAAATTTTTAGAATCTGCTAAGCGCATCTGGATCGAAGACGAAAGCAGGACCATCGGAAATAAAGTAATTCCCGCTCATTTGTGGGAACAACTCAGAAGCAGCACGGTAGTTTCACTGGAAATTCCGCAGGAAGAACGTTTAAATTATCTTATCCGGGGCTACAGTAATTATCCGCTGGATCAACTGATCGACGCTACCGCCAGAATAGAAAAACGATTGGGACCCGAACAAACCAAAAACGCATTAATTGCATTACGCAATGGCGATTTTAAAGAAGGTTTTAAATACAGTTTGCAGTATTACGATAAAACCTATGCACACGGATTATCGAAACGCGAAAAAGAAAAAATAAAAACCATCCACTTCCCCACTGTTGATCCGCAACAAATGGCCGCAGAAATCATAAAGCTGAAACTTTAA
- the purT gene encoding formate-dependent phosphoribosylglycinamide formyltransferase, with amino-acid sequence MIKKILLLGSGELGKEFVIALKRYGQYVIAVDSYNDAPAMQVADEREVINMLDGAALDAIVARHQPDIIVPEIEAIRTERFYDYEKQGIQVVPSARAANFTMNRKAIRDLAAKELNVRTAKYAYATSESELREAINKIGLPCVIKPLMSSSGKGQSVAKSESDIANSWKYAVEGSRGDIVEVIVEEFISFDYEITLLTVTQKNGVTLFCPPIGHRQERGDYQESWQPCVMNPEHLAEAQRMAALVTQSLSGSGIWGVEFFISEKNGVYFSELSPRPHDTGMVTLAGTQNFSEFELHARAVLGMNIPEITLERAGASAVILASESGDRPQYIGIEKVLDEFKTDIRIFGKPSTRPYRRMAVVLTYDQKDSDIKSITERAKKLAAHVQVKPAL; translated from the coding sequence ATGATTAAAAAAATTCTTCTTCTTGGCTCAGGCGAACTCGGTAAAGAGTTTGTTATTGCATTAAAGCGTTATGGTCAATATGTAATTGCCGTTGACTCCTACAACGATGCACCAGCCATGCAAGTGGCCGATGAACGTGAAGTGATTAACATGCTGGATGGAGCTGCTCTCGATGCCATTGTAGCCAGGCATCAGCCGGATATTATTGTTCCGGAAATTGAAGCCATACGCACCGAACGTTTTTACGATTACGAAAAACAAGGAATACAAGTGGTTCCCTCTGCACGTGCTGCCAATTTTACCATGAACCGAAAAGCAATTCGTGATCTGGCTGCTAAAGAATTAAATGTTCGCACTGCAAAATATGCGTATGCCACCAGCGAAAGTGAATTGCGCGAAGCAATAAATAAAATCGGTTTGCCTTGCGTGATTAAACCTCTGATGTCTTCCTCCGGAAAAGGACAGTCCGTTGCAAAATCGGAAAGCGACATTGCTAATTCGTGGAAATATGCGGTGGAAGGTTCACGTGGTGATATTGTAGAAGTGATTGTGGAGGAATTTATTTCGTTCGACTACGAAATCACTCTACTTACCGTTACACAAAAAAATGGTGTAACATTATTTTGTCCGCCCATTGGTCACCGTCAGGAACGCGGCGATTACCAGGAGAGCTGGCAACCTTGCGTGATGAATCCGGAGCATCTTGCCGAAGCACAACGCATGGCTGCTTTAGTGACGCAATCCTTAAGCGGTTCCGGAATCTGGGGAGTAGAATTTTTTATCTCAGAAAAAAATGGCGTTTATTTTTCGGAATTATCGCCTCGTCCGCACGATACCGGAATGGTCACTCTTGCGGGCACGCAAAATTTCAGTGAATTTGAATTGCATGCCCGTGCTGTTTTAGGAATGAACATTCCCGAAATCACCCTCGAACGCGCGGGGGCCAGTGCGGTGATTCTCGCCAGCGAAAGCGGTGATCGTCCGCAATACATCGGCATCGAAAAAGTGTTGGATGAATTTAAAACCGATATCCGCATTTTCGGAAAACCAAGTACACGTCCCTACCGAAGAATGGCTGTGGTGCTGACCTACGATCAAAAGGACAGCGACATCAAATCCATCACCGAGCGTGCAAAAAAACTTGCAGCGCATGTTCAAGTGAAGCCGGCTTTGTAA
- a CDS encoding aldehyde dehydrogenase codes for MEKLGNYINGEIIPPVSGKYIDNYEPARGKVYSLIPDSDEQDIELAFAAAAAARESWGNTSAEERFRIMNKIADLIERDLDLLAKAESRDNGKPVKLAKSVDIPRASSNMRFFATSILHFATESHSMENRGFNYTLRQPVGVVGCISPWNLPLYLFTWKIAPALATGNCVVAKPSEVTPMTAYLFSKICIEAGLPKGVLNIVHGLGAKVGSAITKHKGIKAISFTGGTTTGAEIARVAAPMFKKLSLELGGKNPNIIFADCDFDKMMKTTMLSSFANQGQICLCGSRIFIQRPIYDKFKEEFVKRTKEMKVGDPNDDSVKMGAIVSKPHLEKVLSYIALAQEEGGTVLAGGKQIQMEGEFSEGYFLQPTIIEGLNYNCRINQEEIFGPVVTITPFDTEEEVLMYANSTQYGLAATVWTQDLTKAHRVAAHLESGIVWINCWLVRDLRTPFGGVKASGVGREGGFEALKFFTEAKNVCVHL; via the coding sequence ATGGAAAAACTCGGCAATTACATCAATGGGGAAATTATTCCACCGGTGAGTGGAAAATACATCGATAATTACGAACCCGCCCGTGGTAAAGTGTATTCGCTTATTCCGGATTCGGATGAGCAGGATATTGAACTGGCCTTTGCAGCCGCAGCCGCAGCGCGTGAAAGCTGGGGGAACACCTCTGCAGAAGAACGCTTTCGCATTATGAACAAGATTGCCGATTTAATTGAGCGGGATTTAGATCTGCTGGCTAAAGCAGAATCGCGCGACAATGGGAAACCGGTGAAACTGGCGAAATCGGTGGACATTCCACGTGCTTCCAGTAATATGCGTTTTTTCGCAACTTCCATTCTGCATTTTGCTACCGAATCGCACAGCATGGAAAACCGTGGATTCAATTACACGCTTCGTCAACCCGTTGGTGTAGTAGGTTGCATTTCGCCATGGAATCTTCCACTCTATTTATTTACCTGGAAAATTGCTCCCGCATTGGCTACCGGAAACTGCGTGGTTGCAAAACCTTCGGAGGTAACACCCATGACAGCTTATCTTTTTTCTAAAATCTGTATAGAAGCCGGATTACCAAAGGGCGTATTGAATATTGTGCACGGACTCGGTGCTAAAGTGGGATCTGCCATCACTAAACATAAAGGCATAAAAGCAATTTCTTTTACAGGCGGAACAACAACAGGAGCAGAAATTGCCCGTGTAGCTGCTCCCATGTTTAAAAAACTTTCCCTCGAACTCGGAGGTAAAAATCCGAACATCATTTTTGCCGATTGCGATTTCGATAAAATGATGAAAACAACCATGCTTTCTTCCTTTGCCAATCAGGGACAAATCTGTCTCTGTGGCTCGCGCATTTTTATTCAGCGACCGATCTACGATAAATTCAAAGAAGAATTCGTAAAACGCACCAAAGAAATGAAAGTGGGCGACCCGAACGACGACAGTGTAAAAATGGGAGCCATCGTTTCTAAACCTCATTTAGAAAAAGTGTTGTCGTACATCGCCCTTGCCCAGGAAGAAGGCGGAACAGTTTTAGCGGGCGGAAAACAAATTCAAATGGAAGGCGAATTCAGTGAAGGTTATTTTTTACAACCCACCATCATTGAAGGATTGAATTATAACTGCAGAATCAATCAGGAAGAAATTTTTGGTCCCGTAGTAACCATTACTCCTTTCGATACGGAAGAAGAAGTGCTGATGTATGCCAACAGCACGCAATACGGATTAGCTGCAACGGTATGGACTCAGGATCTTACAAAAGCACATCGTGTAGCTGCTCATCTTGAAAGCGGAATTGTATGGATCAACTGCTGGCTGGTTCGCGATTTACGTACTCCATTTGGAGGCGTTAAAGCATCCGGTGTTGGACGTGAAGGCGGATTTGAAGCGTTGAAATTTTTTACGGAAGCAAAAAATGTTTGTGTGCATTTATAA
- a CDS encoding HAMP domain-containing histidine kinase, with protein sequence MFYGKHIRLIIILISLAVIGLVFVQIYWIRNAIELKSGEFKNDVNASLQKTVESLQRNEALGYIRNTSIGSKFFSDLYVDRNKAGINKQMSCRDTTVIRDGKPVTLQVLEKVSSDSTLGIRTQERMFSSIVRNGIDEETGEASIDLVFDDSIKLFFRPKSMNDQMQIGRKAEMVEEILSEMFEFRGFLPLEKRINLWELDSLLRACLHDKGITAEFEFVLVDIEHNVLLSQKNNDPAFTAPIIDEGYSINLFPGDFINEPVFLFVRFPSQKSYLLGRMLTVLSVSGILMLTIIFAFFITISTILKQKKLSEIKNDFISNMTHELKTPISTISLATEMLSDSDVSVSDERRKKYIRMISDENKRLGILVENVLQTAVIERGELRLKTELVPMVALLRDLVSNFTLQINKRGGKIQLNVPEEELLVNGDKVHLTNVVYNLLDNANKYSHEVVDIEVSLEKKQSQIVLRVADKGIGISKENQKRIFEHLYRVPSGNIHTVKGFGLGLSYVKAVVEKHGGTVTVESEIGKGSIFTIEIPVHL encoded by the coding sequence GTGTTTTACGGTAAACATATTCGACTCATCATTATACTGATCAGCCTGGCGGTAATCGGTTTAGTTTTTGTTCAGATATACTGGATCAGAAATGCGATTGAGTTAAAATCGGGTGAATTCAAAAATGATGTGAATGCTTCATTGCAAAAAACAGTGGAATCGCTGCAACGCAACGAAGCGCTTGGTTATATCCGGAATACCAGTATCGGTTCCAAGTTTTTTTCCGATTTGTATGTGGACCGGAACAAAGCGGGAATCAATAAGCAGATGTCCTGCCGCGATACTACAGTAATTCGCGACGGAAAACCGGTCACCCTTCAGGTGCTTGAAAAAGTCAGTTCCGATTCCACCTTAGGTATCCGCACCCAGGAACGGATGTTTAGTTCAATTGTACGCAATGGTATAGATGAAGAAACAGGAGAAGCATCGATTGATTTGGTGTTCGACGATTCCATCAAATTATTTTTTCGTCCCAAGAGCATGAACGATCAGATGCAGATTGGTCGCAAAGCGGAAATGGTAGAAGAGATTCTTTCTGAAATGTTTGAGTTCAGAGGATTTCTTCCTTTAGAAAAACGCATTAATTTATGGGAACTCGATTCCTTACTGCGGGCCTGTTTGCATGATAAGGGAATAACAGCAGAATTTGAATTTGTGTTGGTGGATATAGAGCACAATGTTTTGTTGTCGCAAAAAAATAACGATCCCGCATTTACGGCCCCCATTATTGATGAAGGATACAGCATCAATTTATTTCCCGGCGATTTTATTAATGAACCGGTGTTTTTATTTGTTCGTTTTCCCTCTCAGAAATCGTATTTACTCGGACGAATGCTCACCGTACTTTCCGTATCGGGCATTTTGATGCTCACCATTATTTTCGCCTTTTTTATTACCATTAGCACTATTTTGAAGCAGAAAAAATTGTCGGAAATAAAGAACGATTTCATCAGCAACATGACGCATGAATTAAAAACGCCGATTTCAACCATTTCCCTGGCAACGGAAATGTTGTCGGATTCGGATGTTTCTGTTTCGGATGAGCGGAGAAAAAAATATATCCGCATGATCAGCGATGAAAACAAACGACTGGGAATTCTTGTAGAAAATGTTTTGCAGACAGCAGTTATTGAACGCGGAGAATTGAGATTAAAAACCGAACTTGTTCCAATGGTCGCCTTACTGCGCGATCTGGTTTCTAATTTTACGTTACAAATCAATAAACGTGGCGGAAAAATTCAATTGAACGTACCCGAAGAAGAATTACTTGTAAACGGAGATAAAGTGCATTTAACTAACGTAGTTTACAATTTACTCGATAATGCCAATAAATATTCGCACGAGGTGGTGGATATAGAGGTAAGTCTCGAAAAAAAGCAATCGCAAATTGTTTTACGGGTAGCCGATAAAGGAATTGGAATCAGTAAAGAAAATCAAAAACGGATTTTCGAACATTTATACCGTGTTCCATCCGGAAACATTCACACCGTGAAAGGATTTGGATTGGGATTAAGCTATGTAAAAGCCGTAGTAGAGAAACACGGCGGAACGGTGACGGTTGAAAGCGAAATTGGAAAAGGAAGTATATTTACAATTGAAATACCTGTTCATTTATGA
- a CDS encoding response regulator transcription factor → MNTKATVLLVEDDPNLGTLLSEYLNAKGHKTTLCVNGQDGFETFCKGKFDFLVLDVMMPVKDGLTLAREIRKMDKKVPILFLTAKSMKEDTLEGFNAGADDYMTKPFSMDELLARMNAILRRINGDVKEKPELVTIGKFIYDSNHSELKLGDKIQKLTTKENELMKLLAGNINGLVERNFALTAVWGDDSYFNGRSMDVYITKLRKYLTEDSNVEIMNIHGKGFRLLVKQ, encoded by the coding sequence ATGAATACAAAAGCAACGGTTTTACTGGTAGAAGATGATCCGAACCTCGGCACCTTGTTATCGGAATATTTAAATGCGAAAGGACACAAAACAACGCTTTGTGTAAATGGGCAGGATGGATTTGAAACATTTTGCAAAGGGAAATTCGATTTTCTTGTGCTTGATGTAATGATGCCGGTTAAAGATGGTCTTACCCTGGCACGAGAGATTCGTAAAATGGATAAGAAAGTCCCCATTTTATTTCTCACTGCAAAATCGATGAAAGAAGATACGCTTGAAGGATTTAATGCCGGGGCCGACGATTACATGACCAAGCCATTTAGTATGGATGAATTACTCGCCCGGATGAATGCCATTCTCCGGAGAATAAATGGCGATGTAAAAGAAAAACCGGAATTGGTAACCATTGGTAAATTTATTTACGACAGTAATCATTCCGAATTAAAACTCGGTGATAAAATTCAAAAACTCACTACCAAAGAAAATGAGTTAATGAAATTATTAGCCGGAAATATTAACGGACTGGTAGAACGAAATTTTGCTTTAACCGCAGTGTGGGGCGATGATAGTTACTTTAACGGCAGAAGTATGGATGTTTACATTACCAAGTTGCGGAAATATTTAACCGAGGACAGTAATGTGGAGATCATGAACATTCACGGAAAAGGATTTCGTTTGCTGGTAAAGCAATAA